A single Streptomyces mirabilis DNA region contains:
- a CDS encoding penicillin acylase family protein translates to MPRRTARTALDRLRTPRRFPKFLGAASICALIAALLSPLTQAAAADSTAALAANDYCGGQCSDILPPGQNGNATLAQILLNQAFGIQPDHAEDQLGPYSNLASGAATLTDAKINDFFNDASFGVASDQVASTTAPGGRTDVTIVRDKKTGVPHITGTTRYGTEYGAGYAAAQDRLWLMDVFRHVGRGQLTSFAGGASSNQGLEQEFWRNAPYAEADLQTQIDNAIANNGARGQQALADANAYIDGINAYIDASDSGRYFPGEYVLTGHKDSITNAGTIDHFKITDLVALASVIGSLFGSGGGGEVNNAISLLAAQSKYGVTEGTKVWESFRERNDPEAVLTVHNGESFPYASKPDTAQGEALPDAGSVTQEPLVYDRTGSAATATATSASATAAATTLTSAKRGMSNALVVSGKYTASGHPIAVFGPQTGYFAPQLLMLQEIQGPGLSARGASFAGLSMYVELGRGQDYSWSATTSGQDIIDTYAVELCQDDIHYLYHGTCTAMDKVERTNAWKPTTADGTAAGSYRMQVYRTKYGPVEYRATVGGKKVAYTTLRSSYMHEADSIIGFQMLNDPDYVKSPGTFQSAVQHINYTFNWFYADSSHTAYYNSGDNPVRAAGVDAEFPVWAQAAYEWQNWDPTTNTASYTPPSAHPNSIDQDYYISWNNKQAKDYTTAPWGDGSVHRGNLLEDRVKKLVAAGGVTRSSLTKAMADAALADLRAEDVLPKLLKVINSSTVTDTTAAAAVTKLSDWVTAGAKRKETSAGSKAYANADAIRILDAWWPLLVKAEFEPGLGTDLYTAFSNNLPIDESPSAAHGPTGAHAGSSFQYGWWSYVDKDIRAVLGESVQGGLSQKYCGGGSLSACRDALISTLKTAAGLTAAQVYPGDDQCSAGDQWCADSIVQRTLGGIKHGKITWQNRPTYQQVVEYTSHR, encoded by the coding sequence ATGCCACGGCGCACCGCACGCACCGCACTCGACAGACTGAGAACTCCCCGCAGATTCCCCAAGTTCCTGGGGGCGGCATCCATCTGTGCTCTCATAGCCGCCCTGCTGTCCCCGCTGACCCAGGCGGCGGCCGCCGACAGCACGGCCGCGCTCGCCGCCAACGACTACTGCGGCGGCCAGTGTTCCGACATCCTCCCGCCCGGTCAGAACGGCAACGCCACCCTCGCCCAGATCCTCCTCAACCAGGCCTTCGGCATCCAGCCCGACCACGCCGAGGACCAGCTCGGCCCCTACAGCAACCTGGCCTCGGGCGCCGCCACGCTCACCGACGCCAAGATCAACGACTTCTTCAACGACGCGTCCTTCGGGGTCGCCTCCGACCAGGTCGCCTCCACCACCGCACCCGGCGGACGCACCGACGTGACGATCGTCCGCGACAAGAAGACCGGTGTGCCGCACATCACCGGCACCACCCGCTACGGCACCGAGTACGGCGCCGGGTACGCCGCCGCCCAGGACCGGCTGTGGCTGATGGACGTCTTCCGGCACGTCGGACGCGGCCAGCTGACCTCCTTCGCCGGTGGGGCCTCCTCCAACCAGGGCCTGGAGCAGGAGTTCTGGCGCAACGCGCCCTACGCCGAGGCCGATCTGCAGACCCAGATCGACAACGCCATCGCGAACAACGGCGCCCGCGGTCAGCAGGCCCTCGCCGACGCCAACGCCTACATCGACGGCATCAACGCGTACATCGACGCCTCCGACAGCGGCCGCTACTTCCCCGGTGAGTACGTCCTGACCGGCCACAAGGACTCCATCACCAACGCCGGCACCATCGACCACTTCAAGATCACCGACCTGGTCGCGCTGGCTTCCGTCATCGGCTCGCTCTTCGGCTCCGGAGGCGGCGGCGAGGTCAACAACGCCATCTCGCTGCTGGCCGCCCAGTCCAAGTACGGCGTGACCGAGGGCACCAAGGTCTGGGAGTCCTTCCGCGAGCGCAACGACCCCGAGGCGGTGCTCACCGTCCACAACGGCGAGAGCTTCCCGTACGCCTCGAAGCCCGACACCGCGCAGGGCGAGGCCCTGCCCGACGCCGGCTCGGTGACCCAGGAGCCACTGGTCTACGACCGCACCGGCAGCGCGGCCACCGCCACCGCCACCAGCGCCTCGGCGACGGCGGCCGCCACCACCCTCACCTCCGCGAAGCGCGGGATGTCCAACGCCCTCGTGGTGAGCGGCAAGTACACCGCCAGCGGTCACCCCATCGCCGTCTTCGGGCCGCAGACCGGCTATTTCGCGCCACAGCTCCTCATGCTCCAGGAAATCCAGGGACCAGGCCTCAGCGCGCGCGGCGCCTCCTTCGCGGGCCTGAGCATGTACGTCGAACTCGGCCGCGGCCAGGACTACTCCTGGAGCGCGACGACCTCCGGCCAGGACATCATCGACACGTACGCCGTCGAACTGTGCCAGGACGACATCCACTACCTGTACCACGGCACCTGCACCGCCATGGACAAGGTCGAGCGGACCAACGCCTGGAAGCCGACCACGGCCGACGGCACCGCGGCGGGCTCGTACCGTATGCAGGTCTACCGGACCAAGTACGGTCCCGTGGAGTACCGCGCGACGGTCGGCGGCAAGAAGGTCGCGTACACGACCCTGCGCTCCTCCTACATGCACGAGGCCGACTCGATCATCGGCTTCCAGATGCTCAACGACCCGGACTACGTGAAGAGCCCGGGGACGTTCCAGAGCGCGGTGCAGCACATCAACTACACCTTCAACTGGTTCTACGCCGACTCCTCGCACACCGCGTACTACAACAGCGGTGACAACCCGGTGCGGGCGGCCGGCGTCGACGCCGAGTTCCCGGTCTGGGCGCAGGCCGCGTACGAGTGGCAGAACTGGGACCCGACGACGAACACCGCCTCGTACACCCCGCCGTCCGCACACCCCAACTCCATCGACCAGGACTACTACATCTCCTGGAACAACAAGCAGGCCAAGGACTACACCACGGCCCCCTGGGGCGACGGTTCCGTGCACCGCGGGAACCTCCTGGAGGACCGGGTGAAGAAGCTGGTCGCCGCGGGCGGGGTGACCAGGTCCTCGCTCACCAAGGCGATGGCCGACGCCGCGCTGGCCGATCTGCGGGCCGAGGACGTGCTGCCGAAGCTGCTCAAGGTCATCAACAGTTCGACGGTCACGGACACCACGGCCGCGGCGGCGGTGACCAAGCTGTCCGACTGGGTGACGGCCGGAGCCAAGCGCAAGGAGACCTCGGCCGGCTCGAAGGCCTACGCCAACGCCGACGCGATCCGCATCCTGGACGCCTGGTGGCCGCTGCTGGTGAAGGCCGAGTTCGAACCCGGTCTCGGCACCGACCTGTACACGGCCTTCTCCAACAACCTGCCCATCGACGAGTCCCCGTCGGCCGCGCACGGCCCGACCGGCGCGCACGCCGGAAGCTCCTTCCAGTACGGCTGGTGGAGCTATGTCGACAAGGACATCCGGGCGGTCCTCGGTGAGTCGGTGCAGGGCGGACTGTCGCAGAAGTACTGCGGCGGCGGCAGCCTCAGCGCCTGCCGGGACGCCCTGATCAGCACGCTCAAGACGGCCGCCGGTCTGACCGCCGCCCAGGTCTACCCGGGCGACGACCAGTGCTCGGCGGGCGACCAGTGGTGTGCCGACTCGATCGTCCAGCGGACGCTCGGCGGTATCAAGCACGGCAAGATCACCTGGCAGAATCGGCCGACCTACCAGCAGGTGGTGGAGTACACGTCGCACCGGTGA
- a CDS encoding serine-threonine protein kinase: MADPAVSVSPYWELTFDADGDVGGRERDRLLAEVPRRGVRDLIVFAHGWNNDRSGATRLYSQFFAPVPDLAPHARLGYVGVVWPSMRFSDEPIPDFPRSVVAAVSTDAPAAARAALDKDTRHALLEVFPGRATVVEQIARLLDQQPDEGASLEEFGRLVRLLVEVPPQGPQAAFAADTLGEGAPQGDPAMLFGDTATVCGEFAEALAGMAAPGETFALPRPWDGARELLRQATYYAMKRRAGTVGERGLGRALGQLAAAAPGVRVHLVGHSFGGRLVSFALRGLPEGVRTVKSVTLLQGAFSHYAFAAQLPGDPRTSGALHGLHSRVDGPLVCCYSHFDTALGTIYPLASRMADDDRSVLGIDLDPGHLLGARWGAMGHDGVQAVEGTKTFTLADALRAQLPVSGCVNVDACAVVNRGGPPCGAHSDICHRELAQVVLAAGRVQ; encoded by the coding sequence ATGGCGGATCCGGCAGTCAGTGTTTCTCCCTACTGGGAGCTGACCTTCGACGCGGACGGGGACGTGGGCGGCCGGGAAAGGGACCGGCTGCTCGCGGAGGTGCCCCGGCGCGGAGTGCGTGATCTGATCGTCTTCGCGCACGGCTGGAACAACGACCGTTCCGGCGCGACCCGCCTCTACAGCCAGTTCTTCGCGCCCGTCCCCGACCTCGCGCCGCACGCGCGTCTGGGCTACGTCGGTGTGGTGTGGCCCTCGATGCGGTTCTCGGACGAGCCGATCCCCGATTTTCCCCGGTCGGTGGTCGCCGCGGTCTCCACCGACGCGCCCGCCGCCGCCCGCGCCGCGCTCGACAAGGACACCCGGCACGCGCTCCTGGAGGTGTTCCCGGGGCGGGCCACGGTCGTCGAGCAGATCGCGCGCCTGCTGGACCAACAGCCGGACGAGGGAGCCTCGTTGGAGGAGTTCGGGCGTCTGGTGCGGCTGCTCGTGGAGGTACCGCCGCAGGGACCGCAGGCCGCCTTCGCCGCGGACACGCTCGGGGAGGGCGCACCGCAGGGCGACCCCGCGATGCTCTTCGGGGACACGGCCACGGTGTGCGGCGAGTTCGCCGAGGCGCTGGCCGGGATGGCGGCTCCCGGCGAGACCTTCGCGCTGCCGCGGCCCTGGGACGGGGCGCGCGAACTGCTGCGCCAGGCCACCTACTACGCCATGAAGCGGCGCGCGGGCACGGTGGGTGAGCGTGGGCTCGGGCGCGCGCTCGGGCAGCTCGCGGCCGCCGCGCCCGGGGTGCGCGTGCACCTGGTCGGGCACAGCTTCGGCGGACGGCTCGTCTCCTTCGCACTGCGCGGACTGCCTGAGGGCGTGCGCACGGTGAAGTCCGTGACGCTGCTCCAAGGGGCCTTCTCGCACTACGCGTTCGCCGCGCAACTGCCCGGCGACCCGCGGACGAGCGGCGCGCTGCACGGTCTGCACAGCCGCGTCGACGGCCCCCTGGTGTGCTGCTACTCCCACTTCGACACGGCGCTCGGCACGATCTATCCGCTGGCCTCCCGGATGGCGGACGACGACCGTTCGGTGCTGGGGATCGACCTCGACCCCGGACATCTCCTGGGTGCCCGCTGGGGCGCGATGGGACACGACGGGGTGCAGGCGGTGGAGGGCACGAAGACGTTCACGCTCGCCGACGCGCTGCGCGCGCAGCTGCCGGTGTCGGGGTGCGTGAACGTCGACGCGTGCGCGGTGGTGAACCGCGGCGGGCCCCCGTGCGGGGCCCACAGCGACATCTGCCACCGGGAGCTGGCCCAGGTGGTGCTGGCGGCGGGCCGCGTTCAATGA
- a CDS encoding exo-beta-N-acetylmuramidase NamZ family protein — protein sequence MRPSRRALLTATATATTTAALAATPTTLATTSHANPLRTGFEQLQASGYAALQGRRVGVVTNPTGVTRDVRHIVDVMHADPHVELTAVFGPEHGFRGTAQAGGSEGRYDDPATGLPVYDTYLKSGKPLADVFTASGVDTVVFDIQDVGARFYTYIWTLYDCMEAARLAGKRFVVLDRPNPVTGRAAQGPVLHKEFATFVGRQPIAQTHGMTVAELARLFNGEFLAAPVELTTVLMSGWKRSDFYDASGLPWVPPSPNMPTADTALVYSGTCLFEGTNLSEGRGTTRPFELLGAEGIDGRWALEANGLKVPGVRFREAYFAPTFSKFQGKTIGGVQIHVHDRAAYDPVRTGIALLVTAKKIWSGFAWRSDDWIDKLTGSTSVRTMIDAGATADEVVAAWQDELKAFQRIRKEYLLYG from the coding sequence ATGCGCCCTTCCCGCCGAGCCCTCCTCACAGCCACAGCCACGGCCACCACCACAGCCGCCCTCGCGGCAACCCCCACCACCCTCGCCACGACCTCCCATGCCAACCCCCTCCGCACCGGCTTCGAGCAGCTCCAGGCGAGCGGCTACGCCGCCCTCCAAGGACGGCGCGTCGGCGTCGTCACGAACCCCACCGGCGTCACCAGAGACGTTCGTCACATCGTCGACGTCATGCACGCCGACCCCCACGTCGAGCTGACCGCCGTCTTCGGCCCGGAACACGGTTTCCGCGGCACCGCGCAGGCCGGCGGCTCCGAGGGCCGCTACGACGACCCGGCGACCGGACTCCCGGTCTACGACACGTACCTCAAGAGCGGCAAGCCTCTCGCCGACGTCTTCACCGCCTCCGGCGTGGACACCGTCGTCTTCGACATCCAGGACGTGGGCGCGCGTTTCTACACGTACATCTGGACGCTGTACGACTGCATGGAGGCGGCCCGGCTCGCGGGCAAGCGCTTCGTGGTGCTGGACCGGCCGAACCCGGTGACCGGACGGGCCGCCCAGGGCCCGGTACTGCACAAGGAGTTCGCGACGTTCGTCGGGCGGCAGCCCATCGCGCAGACGCACGGGATGACGGTGGCGGAGCTGGCGCGGCTGTTCAACGGGGAGTTCCTGGCGGCGCCGGTGGAGCTGACCACCGTACTGATGTCGGGCTGGAAGCGGTCGGACTTCTACGACGCCTCCGGCCTGCCCTGGGTGCCGCCGAGCCCGAACATGCCGACGGCCGACACCGCCCTGGTGTACTCCGGAACGTGTCTCTTCGAGGGGACGAACCTGTCGGAGGGGCGCGGTACGACCCGCCCGTTCGAACTGCTGGGCGCGGAGGGCATCGACGGCCGATGGGCTCTGGAGGCGAACGGGCTCAAGGTCCCGGGCGTGCGCTTCAGGGAGGCGTATTTCGCTCCGACCTTCTCCAAGTTCCAGGGAAAGACGATCGGCGGCGTGCAGATCCATGTGCACGACCGGGCCGCGTACGACCCCGTCCGCACCGGAATCGCGCTCCTGGTGACCGCCAAGAAGATCTGGAGCGGCTTCGCCTGGCGCTCGGACGACTGGATCGACAAGCTGACCGGCTCCACGAGCGTGCGCACGATGATCGACGCGGGGGCGACGGCCGACGAGGTCGTGGCCGCCTGGCAGGACGAGTTGAAGGCCTTCCAGCGGATCCGGAAAGAATATCTTCTCTACGGATGA
- a CDS encoding SDR family oxidoreductase — MVEAVQDAGVVVTGAGGGIGAALARRFAAEGARVVVNDLEAAKAKAVAEEIGAIAVPGDASAIVAEARDALGGTIDVYCANAGLPSAGSESADEKVWALAWDVNVMAHVRAAQELLPAWLERGSGRFVSTVSAAGLLTMIGAAPYSVTKHGAYAFAEWLSLTYRHRGLKVHAICPQGVRTDMLDATGSAGDLVLQPTAIEPEAVADALFAGIEEDRFLILPHPEVAGYYQVRATQPDHWLSNMNHIQQKWEATR; from the coding sequence ATGGTGGAAGCCGTGCAGGATGCGGGAGTGGTCGTCACCGGGGCCGGAGGCGGCATCGGGGCCGCGCTGGCCCGTCGATTCGCCGCCGAGGGGGCCCGGGTCGTCGTCAACGACCTGGAGGCCGCCAAGGCGAAGGCCGTGGCCGAGGAGATCGGGGCGATCGCGGTTCCCGGCGACGCGTCCGCGATCGTGGCCGAGGCCCGGGACGCCCTCGGAGGCACCATCGACGTCTACTGCGCCAACGCGGGCCTCCCCTCGGCCGGCAGTGAGTCGGCCGACGAGAAGGTCTGGGCGCTCGCCTGGGACGTCAACGTGATGGCGCACGTCCGGGCGGCCCAGGAGCTGCTCCCGGCCTGGCTGGAGCGCGGCAGTGGCCGGTTCGTCTCCACCGTCTCCGCCGCCGGACTGCTCACCATGATCGGCGCCGCGCCCTACAGCGTCACCAAGCACGGTGCGTACGCCTTCGCCGAGTGGCTGTCGCTGACGTACCGCCACCGCGGTCTGAAGGTGCACGCGATCTGTCCGCAGGGCGTGCGCACCGACATGCTCGACGCCACCGGCAGCGCGGGCGACCTGGTCCTCCAGCCGACCGCCATCGAGCCGGAGGCCGTCGCGGACGCGCTGTTCGCGGGGATCGAGGAGGACCGCTTCCTGATCCTGCCGCACCCCGAGGTCGCCGGGTACTACCAGGTGCGCGCCACCCAACCGGACCACTGGCTGTCGAACATGAACCACATCCAGCAGAAGTGGGAGGCGACCCGGTGA
- a CDS encoding class I adenylate-forming enzyme family protein, giving the protein MTTYADRPWVALLNDAQSGPVSPADSLVHALRGAVADAPDRAALAYFDGRLSYREVDELSDSVAGHLAARGLERGDRVAILLQNSPHFVLALLGAWKAGATVVPVNPMYKSGEVRHVLHDANVRALVCSDRAWESYLRETAADSAVSVVLTGCELDFQTRGDARVLTFERLPQAADADDLAAVARAGHKAPAGRDAEPSDIALISYTSGTSGTPKGATNTHGNIMYNAERQRTGLGLPEAPVYFAMAPLFHITGMVCQLAACLNSAGTLVLAYRFEAGVVLDAFAEHRPLYTVGPSTAFMALAAHPAVTPDHFASFVNISSGGAPLPPALVEKFRAGFGPYIRNGYGLTECTAPCASVPPHREAPVDPVSGTLAVGVPGPDTVVRIVDDQGQEVPFGEQGEILVRGPQVVPGYWRRPEATAETFPDGELRTGDIGFMDPEGWLYVVDRKKDMINASGFKVWPREVEDVLYTHPSVREAAVVGIPDGYRGETVKAYISLRPGADEDPDALAAYCKERLAAYKYPRHVEILPELPKTASGKILRRELRSRPQDSQ; this is encoded by the coding sequence GTGACCACCTACGCCGACCGCCCTTGGGTGGCCCTCCTCAACGACGCCCAGAGCGGACCGGTGAGCCCGGCCGACTCCCTGGTGCACGCCCTGCGCGGCGCCGTGGCGGACGCCCCGGACCGCGCCGCGCTCGCCTACTTCGACGGGCGGCTGAGCTACCGCGAGGTGGACGAGCTGAGCGACTCCGTCGCCGGGCACCTCGCCGCCCGCGGTCTGGAGCGCGGTGACCGCGTCGCGATCCTGCTCCAGAACTCCCCGCACTTCGTGCTCGCGCTGCTCGGCGCCTGGAAGGCGGGCGCGACCGTCGTGCCGGTCAACCCGATGTACAAGTCGGGAGAGGTCCGCCACGTCCTGCACGACGCGAACGTACGCGCCCTGGTGTGCTCCGACCGCGCGTGGGAGTCGTATCTGCGCGAGACGGCCGCCGACTCGGCCGTGAGTGTCGTCCTCACCGGCTGTGAGTTGGATTTCCAGACTCGGGGCGACGCGCGTGTGCTGACCTTCGAGCGGCTGCCACAGGCCGCGGACGCCGACGACCTGGCGGCGGTCGCCCGGGCGGGCCACAAGGCCCCCGCGGGGCGTGACGCGGAGCCCTCCGACATCGCGCTGATCAGCTACACCTCGGGGACGAGCGGCACCCCCAAGGGGGCCACCAACACGCACGGCAACATCATGTACAACGCCGAGCGGCAGCGGACGGGCCTCGGGCTGCCCGAGGCGCCCGTCTACTTCGCGATGGCGCCCCTGTTCCACATCACCGGGATGGTCTGCCAGCTCGCCGCCTGCCTCAACAGCGCGGGCACGCTCGTCCTCGCCTACCGCTTCGAGGCGGGGGTCGTCCTCGACGCGTTCGCCGAGCACAGGCCGCTGTACACGGTCGGCCCGTCGACCGCCTTCATGGCACTCGCGGCGCATCCGGCGGTCACGCCGGACCACTTCGCCTCCTTCGTGAACATCTCCTCGGGCGGCGCGCCACTGCCGCCGGCTCTGGTGGAGAAGTTCCGGGCGGGCTTCGGGCCCTACATCCGCAACGGCTACGGACTCACCGAGTGCACCGCCCCCTGTGCCTCCGTACCGCCGCACCGGGAGGCCCCCGTCGACCCGGTCTCCGGCACGCTGGCCGTCGGTGTGCCGGGCCCCGACACGGTCGTACGCATCGTCGACGACCAGGGCCAGGAGGTGCCCTTCGGTGAACAGGGCGAGATCCTCGTACGAGGCCCCCAGGTCGTGCCCGGCTACTGGCGCCGACCCGAAGCCACCGCCGAGACTTTCCCGGACGGTGAGCTGCGCACCGGCGACATCGGATTCATGGACCCCGAAGGCTGGCTCTACGTCGTCGACCGCAAGAAGGACATGATCAACGCGTCCGGCTTCAAGGTGTGGCCCCGAGAGGTCGAGGACGTGCTCTACACGCACCCCTCGGTCCGGGAGGCGGCCGTCGTCGGCATCCCCGACGGCTACCGCGGCGAGACCGTGAAGGCCTACATCAGCCTGCGGCCCGGCGCGGACGAGGACCCCGACGCGCTCGCCGCGTACTGCAAGGAGAGACTGGCCGCCTACAAGTATCCGCGGCATGTGGAGATCCTGCCCGAGCTGCCGAAGACGGCGAGTGGCAAGATCCTCCGTCGGGAACTGCGTTCCCGTCCCCAGGACTCTCAGTAG
- a CDS encoding TetR/AcrR family transcriptional regulator — protein sequence MPRTTDGDGTPVPQRLLAAATRLFAEQGYDRTSVQEIVEAAGVTKGALYHYFGSKDDLLHEVYARVLRLQQERLDAFADAEAPVEERLRGAAADVVVTTIDNLDDAAIFFRSMHHLSPEKDKQVRAERRRYHERFRALVEEGQKKGVFSTATPADLVVDYHFGSVHHLSTWYRPNGPLTPQQVADHLADLLLRALRP from the coding sequence GTGCCCAGGACGACGGACGGAGACGGTACGCCCGTCCCGCAGCGGCTCTTGGCCGCCGCCACCAGGCTCTTCGCCGAGCAGGGCTACGACCGCACATCCGTGCAGGAGATCGTGGAGGCGGCGGGCGTCACCAAGGGCGCGCTTTACCACTACTTCGGCTCCAAGGACGACCTCCTGCACGAGGTGTACGCGCGTGTGCTGCGGCTTCAGCAGGAGCGGCTGGACGCGTTCGCCGATGCCGAGGCGCCGGTCGAGGAGCGGTTGCGGGGTGCCGCCGCCGACGTCGTCGTCACCACGATCGACAACCTCGACGACGCGGCGATCTTCTTCCGCTCCATGCACCACCTCAGCCCCGAGAAGGACAAGCAGGTGCGCGCCGAGCGCCGCCGCTACCACGAACGCTTCCGCGCGCTCGTGGAGGAGGGCCAGAAGAAGGGCGTCTTCTCCACCGCCACCCCGGCCGACCTGGTCGTCGACTACCACTTCGGCTCGGTGCACCACCTGTCGACCTGGTACCGCCCCAACGGTCCCCTCACCCCCCAGCAGGTCGCCGACCACCTGGCGGACCTGCTGCTGCGCGCGCTGCGGCCGTAG
- a CDS encoding acyl-CoA dehydrogenase family protein, whose translation MDFAFDARTEELRGKLLAFMDEYVYPAEAVAEEQRASLASPWDTPAVVGELKAEARRQGLWNLFLPDAEYGAGLTNLQYAPLAEITGRSPHLAPTALNCAAPDTGNMEVLAQFGDEQQKKQWLEPLLAGEIRSAFAMTEPEVASSDATNITTLIERDGDEYVITGRKWYISGAMNPDCKIFIVMGKTDPDGPDIRRQQSMVLVPRDTPGLEVRRAMQVYGYEDHSHGGHAEVVFDHVRVPVSNLVGEEGGGFAIAQARLGPGRIHHCMRLIGMAERAIELMCRRAVSRTAFGKPLAQQGVVQNWIADARVAVEQLRLLVLKTAWMMDTVGNRGAHTEIQAIKIATPRTVVDILDKAVQLHGAGGVSQDFPLAELWASARTLKLADGPDEVHQRSLARREIKKYV comes from the coding sequence ATGGACTTCGCATTCGACGCGCGCACCGAGGAACTGCGCGGGAAGCTGCTCGCCTTCATGGACGAGTACGTCTACCCGGCGGAGGCGGTGGCGGAGGAGCAGCGCGCCTCGCTGGCCTCGCCGTGGGACACGCCGGCCGTGGTCGGGGAGTTGAAGGCGGAGGCCCGCAGGCAGGGCCTGTGGAATCTCTTCCTGCCCGACGCGGAGTACGGCGCCGGGCTCACCAACCTCCAGTACGCGCCGCTCGCCGAGATCACCGGCCGCAGCCCGCACCTGGCGCCCACCGCGCTGAACTGCGCCGCGCCGGACACCGGCAACATGGAGGTGCTCGCGCAGTTCGGCGACGAGCAGCAGAAGAAGCAGTGGCTGGAGCCGCTGCTCGCCGGTGAGATCCGCTCGGCGTTCGCGATGACCGAACCGGAGGTGGCCTCCTCCGACGCCACCAACATCACCACGCTCATCGAGCGCGACGGTGACGAGTACGTGATCACCGGCCGCAAGTGGTACATCTCCGGGGCGATGAACCCCGACTGCAAGATCTTCATCGTGATGGGCAAGACGGACCCGGACGGGCCGGACATCCGCCGCCAGCAGTCCATGGTCCTGGTCCCACGCGACACCCCGGGGCTCGAAGTCCGGCGCGCCATGCAGGTGTACGGCTACGAGGACCACTCCCACGGCGGGCACGCGGAGGTCGTCTTCGACCATGTCCGCGTCCCGGTGAGCAACCTCGTCGGCGAGGAGGGCGGCGGTTTCGCCATCGCCCAGGCGCGGCTCGGCCCGGGCCGTATCCACCACTGCATGCGGCTGATCGGCATGGCCGAGCGGGCGATCGAGCTGATGTGCCGCCGGGCCGTGTCCCGTACGGCCTTCGGCAAGCCGCTCGCCCAGCAGGGCGTGGTCCAGAACTGGATCGCGGACGCGCGCGTCGCCGTCGAACAGCTCCGCCTCCTGGTCCTGAAGACCGCCTGGATGATGGACACCGTCGGCAACAGGGGCGCCCACACCGAGATCCAGGCCATCAAGATCGCCACCCCGCGCACGGTCGTCGACATCCTCGACAAGGCGGTCCAGCTGCACGGTGCGGGCGGTGTCAGTCAGGACTTCCCGCTGGCCGAGCTGTGGGCGAGCGCGCGCACGCTGAAGCTCGCGGACGGCCCGGACGAGGTGCACCAGCGGTCGCTGGCGCGACGGGAGATCAAGAAGTACGTGTGA
- a CDS encoding phosphotransferase family protein, whose amino-acid sequence MSPDHPPGLDLDRLRGLLDGERPGLVHGPLTGRLIEGGRSNLTYAVTDGTTSWVVRRPPLGHVLATAHDMKREHRVISALHPTAVPVPRPVLLCEDEEVLGAPFYVMEFVVGTPYRTAEQLAPLGPERTRDAVLGLVDTLVELHAVDPAAVGLADFGRPEGFLDRQLRRWGKQLDASRNRELAGIDELHAALGRELPRSPAPSVVHGDYRLDNVLIGEDDRIKAILDWEMSTLGDPLTDLGLLVMYSAPLDLPDSPISTTASAAGHPDPAEIVERYAARSGRDVSDVAWYTAFAWFKLAVILEGIHYRYTLGQTVGAGFDRIGELVPFFIEHGLTTLQEG is encoded by the coding sequence ATGAGTCCCGACCACCCGCCAGGTCTCGACCTCGACCGACTGCGTGGCCTGCTCGACGGCGAGCGGCCCGGTCTGGTGCACGGCCCGCTGACCGGCCGGCTGATCGAGGGCGGACGGTCGAACCTCACGTACGCGGTCACGGACGGCACCACGAGCTGGGTCGTCCGACGGCCCCCGCTCGGGCACGTACTGGCCACCGCGCACGACATGAAGCGCGAGCACCGGGTCATCAGCGCGCTGCACCCGACCGCCGTCCCCGTACCGCGTCCGGTGCTGCTGTGCGAGGACGAGGAGGTGCTGGGCGCGCCCTTCTACGTCATGGAGTTCGTGGTCGGAACCCCGTACCGCACCGCCGAGCAGCTCGCCCCGCTCGGCCCGGAGCGCACCCGGGACGCGGTGCTCGGGCTCGTCGACACGCTCGTCGAACTGCACGCCGTCGACCCCGCCGCCGTGGGCCTCGCCGACTTCGGGCGCCCCGAGGGCTTCCTCGACCGGCAACTGCGCCGCTGGGGCAAGCAGCTGGACGCCTCCAGGAACCGTGAGCTCGCCGGGATCGACGAACTGCACGCCGCCCTCGGCCGTGAGCTGCCGCGCTCCCCCGCACCCTCCGTCGTGCACGGCGACTACCGGCTCGACAACGTGCTGATCGGCGAGGACGACCGGATCAAGGCGATCCTGGACTGGGAGATGTCCACGCTCGGCGATCCGCTCACCGACCTGGGCCTGCTGGTGATGTACAGCGCGCCGCTGGACCTGCCCGACTCCCCCATCAGCACGACCGCCTCGGCCGCCGGGCACCCGGACCCGGCCGAGATCGTCGAACGGTACGCCGCGCGCTCGGGGCGCGACGTGTCCGACGTCGCCTGGTACACCGCGTTCGCCTGGTTCAAGCTCGCCGTGATCCTGGAGGGCATCCACTACCGCTACACGCTCGGCCAGACGGTCGGCGCCGGCTTCGACCGCATCGGTGAACTGGTCCCGTTCTTCATCGAGCACGGTCTGACCACTCTTCAGGAAGGCTGA